The following coding sequences are from one Triticum aestivum cultivar Chinese Spring chromosome 5A, IWGSC CS RefSeq v2.1, whole genome shotgun sequence window:
- the LOC123102844 gene encoding uncharacterized protein isoform X2 has product MSAVRSKCSGGQYGEAQRPLGLREVQGRKQPIRRAVPVRRPYSLRGVLDLAPTPPTRAGHPPVRCPHPHHQAPQRRPRSPSPPRTSRLTPRLPAVHSVLPSTILQPERGLRTFSKTGTL; this is encoded by the exons ATGAGCGCCGTGAGGTCAAAGTGCAGCGGCGGCCAATACGGGGAGGCGCAGCGACCGCTCGGGCTCCGCGAGGTCCAGGGGCGGAAGCAGCCAATACGGCGAGCGGTGCCTGTCCGGCGACCATACAGCCTCCGCGGCGTGCTCGACCTTGCTCCTACGCCTCCTACCCGGGCTGGACATCCCCCCGTGCGTTGTCCCCACCCGCATCACCAAGCTCCCCAACGGCGTCCGCGATCCCCGTCGCCTCCGAGGACTTCCAG ATTAACACCGAGGCTCCCTGCCGTTCACAGCGTCTTGCCAAGTACAATACTACAACCAG AGCGTGGGCTCCGAACATTCAGCAAAACAGGGACATTGTGA
- the LOC123102844 gene encoding uncharacterized protein isoform X1, which yields MRNDSLVIDRESDRFRPRSSFPLFPFYFLAFFLFWKAQPSAFSLSPLHPLLHCSCPAAPSSARRLTSAARSAREARPHELREGGGQYGEAPCPHERREVKVQRRPIRGGAATARAPRGPGAEAANTASGACPATIQPPRRARPCSYASYPGWTSPRALSPPASPSSPTASAIPVASEDFQINTEAPCRSQHLAKYNTTTRLTPRLPAVHSVLPSTILQPERGLRTFSKTGTL from the exons ATGCGAAACGACTCCTTGGTGATCGATCGCGAGAGCGATCGATTCCGACCGCGCTCGTCGTTCCCCCTATTCCCTTTCTATTTTCTAGCCTTTTTCCTTTTCTGGAAAGCCCAGCCGTCCGCCTTTTCCCTTTCCCCTTTACATCCCCTCCTCCACTGCAGCTGCCCTGCTGCCCCCTCCTCGGCGAGGCGCCTCACGAGCGCCGCGAGGTCAGCACGGGAGGCGCGCCCGCACGAGCTCCGCGAGGGAGGTGGCCAGTACGGCGAGGCGCCGTGCCCGCATGAGCGCCGTGAGGTCAAAGTGCAGCGGCGGCCAATACGGGGAGGCGCAGCGACCGCTCGGGCTCCGCGAGGTCCAGGGGCGGAAGCAGCCAATACGGCGAGCGGTGCCTGTCCGGCGACCATACAGCCTCCGCGGCGTGCTCGACCTTGCTCCTACGCCTCCTACCCGGGCTGGACATCCCCCCGTGCGTTGTCCCCACCCGCATCACCAAGCTCCCCAACGGCGTCCGCGATCCCCGTCGCCTCCGAGGACTTCCAG ATTAACACCGAGGCTCCCTGCCGTTCACAGCATCTTGCCAAGTACAATACTACAACCAG ATTAACACCGAGGCTCCCTGCCGTTCACAGCGTCTTGCCAAGTACAATACTACAACCAG AGCGTGGGCTCCGAACATTCAGCAAAACAGGGACATTGTGA
- the LOC123102844 gene encoding uncharacterized protein isoform X3, translating into MSAVRSKCSGGQYGEAQRPLGLREVQGRKQPIRRAVPVRRPYSLRGVLDLAPTPPTRAGHPPVRCPHPHHQAPQRRPRSPSPPRTSRLTPRLPAVHSILPSTILQPERGLRTFSKTGTL; encoded by the exons ATGAGCGCCGTGAGGTCAAAGTGCAGCGGCGGCCAATACGGGGAGGCGCAGCGACCGCTCGGGCTCCGCGAGGTCCAGGGGCGGAAGCAGCCAATACGGCGAGCGGTGCCTGTCCGGCGACCATACAGCCTCCGCGGCGTGCTCGACCTTGCTCCTACGCCTCCTACCCGGGCTGGACATCCCCCCGTGCGTTGTCCCCACCCGCATCACCAAGCTCCCCAACGGCGTCCGCGATCCCCGTCGCCTCCGAGGACTTCCAG ATTAACACCGAGGCTCCCTGCCGTTCACAGCATCTTGCCAAGTACAATACTACAACCAG AGCGTGGGCTCCGAACATTCAGCAAAACAGGGACATTGTGA